In Candidatus Poribacteria bacterium, one genomic interval encodes:
- the tpiA gene encoding triose-phosphate isomerase: protein MRTPIIAGNWKLNNTVSEAVSLTTALKPLVAGCTDVEIIVAPPFTALASVSSTISDSNIRLAAQDVYWEDSGAFTGEISAPMLKDVGCDYVIIGHSERRQYFGETNESVNQKVKAALAHGLKPIICVGEQLEERESGQTEAVIESHITGGIAGLSATDLLSCVIAYEPVWAIGTGKTATPDQAQEVHAFIRGLLTAAHSAEVASQIRIQYGGSVKPENASELMAQPDVDGALVGGASLEAESFAQIVKMAVSS, encoded by the coding sequence ATGCGAACACCTATCATTGCAGGAAATTGGAAACTGAACAACACGGTTTCAGAAGCAGTCTCACTCACAACGGCACTGAAACCGTTAGTTGCAGGATGTACGGACGTTGAGATCATCGTTGCGCCTCCTTTTACAGCACTTGCTTCAGTGAGCAGCACTATCTCAGATAGCAACATCCGCCTCGCCGCCCAAGATGTTTACTGGGAGGATAGCGGTGCGTTTACGGGTGAAATCTCTGCACCGATGCTGAAAGATGTCGGATGTGATTATGTTATTATCGGTCACTCGGAACGCCGGCAATACTTCGGTGAAACAAACGAGAGCGTCAATCAGAAAGTCAAAGCGGCGTTAGCACACGGCTTAAAGCCGATTATCTGTGTCGGGGAGCAGCTCGAAGAACGGGAATCCGGACAGACAGAAGCAGTCATCGAGAGTCATATCACAGGCGGTATTGCCGGTCTATCCGCAACGGATTTGTTGTCGTGTGTGATCGCTTACGAACCCGTCTGGGCAATCGGGACAGGAAAAACAGCGACACCCGATCAAGCACAAGAGGTGCACGCCTTTATTCGAGGGTTGTTGACAGCCGCACATTCGGCAGAAGTTGCATCGCAGATCCGCATCCAATACGGTGGCAGTGTTAAGCCGGAGAACGCGTCAGAGTTGATGGCGCAGCCGGATGTAGACGGTGCCCTTGTTGGGGGTGCGAGCCTTGAAGCGGAATCGTTTGCGCAAATCGTAAAAATGGCAGTCAGCAGTTAG
- the secG gene encoding preprotein translocase subunit SecG has protein sequence MGIIIGFVLVVFVPLCVVLTLVILLQDSKGEGLSSSAFGGAEMQSVLGGRGAATFLSKMTTWLAIGFMLISLFLMRFYGEEKVGALTPIEQETTQEATAEPVDTIGEESVETTTDGAGGDTADDASKTEIDDTSE, from the coding sequence ATGGGAATTATCATTGGTTTTGTACTGGTGGTCTTTGTACCGCTCTGCGTCGTTCTGACGCTGGTTATTTTGCTACAGGACAGTAAGGGTGAAGGACTTTCGTCGAGTGCATTCGGTGGTGCTGAGATGCAATCCGTTCTCGGCGGACGTGGTGCAGCAACTTTTCTGAGTAAAATGACCACATGGCTTGCTATAGGTTTCATGCTTATCTCACTTTTCTTGATGCGTTTCTATGGTGAAGAAAAGGTTGGTGCGCTTACGCCGATAGAACAAGAGACAACACAAGAAGCGACAGCAGAACCTGTTGACACAATAGGCGAAGAAAGTGTTGAGACGACTACAGATGGCGCAGGCGGAGATACTGCCGACGATGCGTCAAAGACAGAAATTGACGATACGTCAGAGTAA